The following proteins are co-located in the Leucoraja erinacea ecotype New England chromosome 4, Leri_hhj_1, whole genome shotgun sequence genome:
- the LOC129696373 gene encoding E3 ubiquitin-protein ligase RNF31-like, translating to MEMENFRWCAHCSFGLLHDFDRLRVDCPSCNKSTCFQCKIPWEPQHEGISCEQFKEWKQQNNPEYQARALDSYLKQNGIECPNCTAQFDLARGGCMHFNCQECQHQFCGGCRRPFKLGSACSFMENCVTKGLHAHHPRNCFYYLRDWSVERMKQLLTMGPVPLTEFIADTNHGQVEGKCKVMEQRESLQYLKDEQCGQSSVKGYSGICNIHLKQHLVELINTNNLDPAVLYSKVDILMELQRWNISVPNKHLSESEDQFIGRLRHKIMKELKLAQQTILDKNSGWL from the exons ATGGAAATGGAAAACTTCAGATGGTGTGCCCAT TGTTCCTTCGGGCTATTGCACGACTTTGATCGGCTGAGGGTGGATTGTCCTTCTTGTAATAAAAGCACATGCTTCCAGTGTAAGATTCCT TGGGAGCCGCAGCATGAAGGAATCAGCTGTGAACAGTTCAAGGAGTGGAAGCAACAAAATAACCCTGAGTATCAGGCTAGGGCACTGGACAGCTACCTCAAGCAGAATGGAATAG AGTGCCCTAATTGCACAGCTCAATTTGACTTGGCGAGAGGAGGTTGTATGCATTTTAATTGCCAGGAATGTCAACATCAGTTCTGTGGTGGCTGCAGGAGACCATTTAAGTTAGGATCG GCTTGTTCATTTATGGAGAACTGCGTTACAAAGGGTTTGCATGCTCACCATCCGCGGAACTGTTTCTATTACCTCAGAGACTGGAGTGTGGAACGGATGAAGCAGCTGTTAACT aTGGGACCTGTTCCCTTGACTGAGTTCATAGCAGATACCAACCATGGGCAAGTGGAAG GTAAATGTAAAGTCATGGAGCAGAGAGAATCCTTGCAATATCTAAAGGATGAGCAGTGTGGACAATCTTCAGTTAAAGGCTACTCAGGCATCTGCAA TATCCATTTGAAACAGCACTTGGTTGAACTTATAAATACAAATAATTTGGATCCAGCTGTACTGTACAGCAAGGTGGACATATTAATGGAACTCCAGCGCTGGAATATTTCTGTTCCTAATAAACACCTTAGTGAATCAGAAGATCAATTTATAGGAAGATTAAGACAT AAAATAATGAAGGAGCTGAAGTTGGCTCAACAAACCATTCTCGACAAGAATTCAGGATGGCTTTGA
- the impa1 gene encoding inositol monophosphatase 1 isoform X1, protein MANICGASDPWRECMEVAVAVARKAGEVICEALKKEQTVLLKSSPADLVTETDKNVEKMILCTLKEKFPSHSFIGEESVADGAASILTDTPTWIIDPIDGTTNFVHRFPFVAVSIGFYVNKQSEIGVIYSCVEDKMYTARRGQGAFCNGHQLSVSGQENISKALIVTEIGSNRTPEIVKTVLSNMEKLISIPSHGVRALGSAAINMCMVATGGADAYYEMGIHCWDVAAGALIVTEAGGIVLDISGGTFDPMSRRVIAASSKAIAKRIAQEVQIIPYQRDDQE, encoded by the exons GTTATTTGCGAAGCTTTGAAAAAGGAACAGACTGTTTTGCTGAAAAGTTCTCCGGCAGACTTGGTGACCGAGACTGATAAAAATGTAGAGAAAATGATTCTGTGCACTCTAAAGGAAAAATTTCCTTCCCACAG tTTTATCGGGGAAGAGTCTGTGGCGGATGGAGCAGCAAGTATACTTACAGATACTCCCACGTGGATAATTGACCCCATTGATGGGACCACTAATTTTGTCCACAG GTTTCCTTTTGTAGCAGTTTCTATTGGATTTTATGTAAATAAACAG AGTGAAATTGGTGTGATATATAGCTGTGTGGAGGACAAGATGTACACAGCTCGAAGAGGGCAGGGAGCATTTTGCAATGGCCACCAGTTGAGTGTTTCTGGACAGGAAA ATATAAGCAAAGCTCTCATTGTAACTGAGATTGGATCAAATCGTACGCCGGAAATTGTAAAGACAGTACTTTCAAATATGgaaaaacttatttctattcCAAGCCATGG AGTTCGAGCTCTAGGATCTGCAGCTATAAACATGTGCATGGTGGCAACTGGTGGTGCAGATGCCTACTATGAAATGGGTATTCACTGCTGGGATGTGGCAGCGGGCgcactcattgtcacagaggctGGCGGCATTGTGCTGGATATATCAG GAGGCACATTTGACCCGATGTCGCGCCGTGTCATCGCTGCAAGTAGCAAAGCAATTGCAAAAAGAATTGCACAAGAAGTTCAGATAATCCCATATCAAAGGGATGATCAGGAATAG